In a genomic window of Barnesiella propionica:
- a CDS encoding 2-oxoacid:ferredoxin oxidoreductase subunit beta: MEENKQYTAQDYKSDQYVRWCPGCGDHAIVNVLQKAMAELGVPPHLTAVISGIGCSSRLPYYMNTYGFHTIHGRAAAIATGVKVANPELTVWEITGDGDCLAIGGNHFIHAVRRNIDLNIVLLNNKIYGLTKGQYSPTTDRGFVTKSSPYGTVEDPFIPAELVFGARGNFFARSMDVETALSQEVLVEAARHKGTSVVEMLQNCVIFNHNVHNYVTDREFRADRTIQLRHGEKMVFGKDKNRGLVLDGFLIKAVTIGENGVTMDDILVHDAKMPENFLHQQLAMMDGHELPLALGVIRSVEAPVYDEEVARQVEEVKGRKNYSCLKDFLLSGETWEVK; encoded by the coding sequence ATGGAAGAGAATAAACAATATACGGCACAGGATTATAAAAGCGATCAATATGTGCGTTGGTGCCCGGGTTGCGGAGACCATGCCATCGTAAATGTTTTGCAGAAGGCAATGGCTGAGTTGGGAGTTCCTCCCCATCTTACGGCAGTTATTTCGGGTATAGGCTGTTCTTCGCGTCTGCCCTATTATATGAATACATACGGTTTTCATACGATACACGGACGTGCGGCGGCGATAGCTACCGGTGTAAAGGTGGCTAATCCGGAGCTTACCGTATGGGAGATAACCGGCGACGGAGATTGTCTGGCGATAGGGGGTAATCATTTTATACATGCCGTACGGCGGAATATAGATTTGAATATCGTGTTGCTGAATAATAAAATATATGGTCTTACAAAAGGTCAGTATTCACCTACTACCGATCGTGGGTTTGTTACTAAATCGTCTCCTTACGGGACAGTAGAAGATCCGTTTATTCCGGCGGAATTAGTATTCGGTGCCCGGGGGAATTTCTTTGCCCGTTCTATGGATGTAGAGACGGCCTTGTCTCAGGAGGTGTTGGTAGAAGCCGCCCGCCACAAGGGGACTTCGGTCGTGGAGATGCTGCAGAACTGTGTAATATTCAATCATAATGTTCATAATTATGTGACTGACCGGGAATTTCGGGCCGACCGTACTATCCAATTGAGACATGGCGAGAAAATGGTGTTCGGAAAAGATAAAAATAGGGGGCTGGTACTTGACGGTTTTCTGATCAAAGCCGTGACGATCGGGGAGAATGGAGTAACAATGGATGATATTTTGGTACATGATGCTAAAATGCCTGAAAATTTTCTGCACCAGCAGCTGGCTATGATGGACGGGCATGAACTGCCTCTTGCACTTGGGGTAATACGATCGGTGGAAGCTCCGGTGTATGATGAAGAAGTGGCACGACAGGTGGAAGAGGTAAAGGGCCGTAAGAATTATTCTTGTCTGAAAGATTTCTTGCTGAGCGGTGAGACCTGGGAAGTAAAATAA
- a CDS encoding 2-oxoacid:acceptor oxidoreductase subunit alpha — MLEKTKVKVLDKVVVRFSGDSGDGMQLAGNIFSNVSAEIGNEISTFPDYPAEIRAPQGTLGGVSGFQVHIGKGVYTPGDKADVLIAMNPAALKTNVKFVKPGGVIIVDTDSFKESDLKKAAFVTDDPMKELGVAHMQIVPVQISQMVKDSLATSGLDNKAILRCKNMFALGFVCWLFDRPLEQALHLLKNKFAKKPEIYEANAKVMADGYNYGNNIHASVSTYRIEGVTEVKKGVYTDVNGNTATAWGLIAASEKSGLPLFLGSYPITPATDVLHELAKRKDLGVKAIQVEDEIAGVCTAIGAAFAGNLAVTSTSGPGLALKGEGIGLAVMAELPLVIVDVQRGGPSTGLPTKTEQTDLLQALYGRNGECPLVVMAASTPTNCFDMAFHAAKIALEHMTPVILLTDGFIGNGSSAWRIPDIDEYPDITPNYVQTGLLDKGWKPYVRDEETQVRFWAKPGTEGFMHRLGGLEKDYRTSAISTDPVNHEKMVRTRQAKIDYISHCIPEVEIQGNADADLLVVSWGGTYGHVFSAVEELNKNGKSVALAHFNYISPLPANAEKILTSYKKVIVCELNNGQFASYLGGKIPGFAPARYNKIQGQPFMISELVENISKFLEE; from the coding sequence ATGTTGGAAAAGACTAAGGTGAAAGTCCTTGATAAAGTAGTAGTTCGTTTTTCCGGAGACTCCGGTGACGGAATGCAGTTGGCAGGGAATATTTTTTCGAATGTTTCGGCCGAGATTGGAAATGAAATTTCGACTTTTCCTGATTACCCGGCGGAGATCAGGGCTCCTCAGGGAACGTTGGGAGGTGTTTCGGGTTTTCAGGTACATATTGGTAAGGGGGTATATACTCCCGGGGATAAGGCGGATGTTCTGATTGCCATGAATCCGGCGGCTCTGAAGACCAATGTAAAGTTTGTGAAGCCCGGCGGAGTTATTATTGTCGATACCGACAGCTTTAAAGAAAGTGACCTGAAGAAGGCTGCATTTGTAACAGACGATCCGATGAAAGAATTGGGTGTGGCTCATATGCAGATAGTTCCGGTACAGATATCCCAGATGGTGAAAGATTCCCTGGCAACTTCCGGTCTGGATAATAAGGCCATATTGCGTTGCAAAAATATGTTTGCTTTAGGATTTGTTTGTTGGTTATTCGACCGTCCTCTGGAACAGGCTCTACACCTGTTGAAAAACAAATTCGCTAAAAAACCCGAAATATATGAGGCGAATGCTAAGGTTATGGCCGACGGTTATAATTATGGAAACAATATACATGCATCGGTTTCTACTTACCGCATAGAAGGGGTTACAGAAGTGAAGAAAGGTGTATATACCGATGTGAACGGGAACACGGCTACGGCCTGGGGACTTATAGCTGCTTCGGAAAAATCGGGATTGCCATTGTTCCTCGGGAGTTATCCTATTACTCCGGCGACTGATGTATTGCATGAACTGGCAAAACGGAAAGACCTGGGAGTTAAAGCAATCCAGGTGGAAGATGAGATTGCCGGCGTTTGTACGGCTATCGGTGCAGCCTTTGCCGGTAATCTGGCCGTGACCTCTACTTCAGGGCCTGGACTGGCGCTCAAGGGTGAGGGAATAGGTTTGGCCGTTATGGCAGAATTGCCGCTTGTTATCGTAGATGTACAACGTGGTGGACCCTCTACCGGTCTTCCTACTAAAACGGAACAGACCGACCTTTTACAGGCTTTGTACGGCCGGAACGGCGAGTGTCCATTGGTAGTTATGGCCGCCTCCACTCCGACAAATTGTTTCGATATGGCTTTCCATGCGGCTAAGATTGCACTGGAACATATGACGCCCGTTATTCTCCTGACCGACGGGTTTATCGGTAACGGCTCTTCGGCATGGCGTATCCCGGATATAGATGAATATCCCGACATTACTCCCAATTATGTACAAACCGGATTGCTGGATAAGGGATGGAAACCTTATGTTCGTGATGAGGAAACTCAGGTGCGTTTCTGGGCCAAGCCGGGAACGGAAGGTTTTATGCATCGCCTGGGAGGTCTTGAAAAGGATTACAGGACGAGTGCGATATCTACCGATCCGGTGAATCATGAAAAAATGGTGCGTACCCGTCAGGCAAAAATAGATTATATATCTCATTGTATACCGGAGGTGGAGATACAGGGTAATGCTGATGCCGACTTGCTGGTCGTAAGCTGGGGCGGAACTTACGGGCATGTGTTCTCGGCTGTAGAGGAATTGAATAAAAACGGAAAGTCGGTGGCGCTCGCTCATTTCAATTATATCAGTCCGTTACCTGCTAATGCTGAAAAGATACTGACTTCATACAAGAAAGTGATTGTTTGCGAGTTGAATAACGGCCAGTTTGCTTCTTATCTGGGCGGTAAGATACCGGGATTTGCTCCGGCCCGTTATAATAAAATACAAGGGCAGCCTTTTATGATAAGTGAACTGGTGGAAAATATATCAAAATTTTTGGAGGAGTAA